The genomic region ATCAAGCCGGTGGCCAGGCCCGAGTCGGCCGGCCAGGAGCAGCCGAAGCCGGACGCGCCCCAGGGCGGCGACGCCAAGGCCGCTCCGCCGCAGGGCGGCCGTGTCGCGGGTCCCGCTCCGGGCCGGCAGCCGTCCGGACCGCAGACTCCTCCGCAGTCCGGTCCGCAGCAGTCGCACTCCCCGCAGCAGCCCCAGAAGCCGCAGCAGGGCCCCCAGGGGCAGCAGGGTCAGCAGGGCCGACCGGCGACCGGCGGCGAGGACGAGGGCGGGGACCCCGGGATCACCGGTGTCTACCGGCGCCCGGACGGCAACCGCGAGCAGTCCGCGCAGCAGCCCCAGAGCGATGAGGGCGTGCGGGTCATCCGCAAGCCGTAGGGCGCGCGCGGCGCACGCGCCGAAGCGACGGAGATCCGGGGCGGGGACCGAGTCCCCGCCCCCGGTGTTTTGTGGTCTGTTGTAGGCCGACGTCCGCCTTGTCGCAGGCTGTCGGCTACGATGCCGTCAGCCATGATTATCCGCGCGGCCATTCGGTCGGACCTCGGCGCGATCCTGCGGCTCCTCCGTGAGCTCGGCGACGCCGACCACTCGCAGAGCGCGCACGTCCGCATGTCCTCCGCGGCCGTGCGCGCCTGGACGCGCATGGAGAACGATCCCGACCGCACGGTCCTCGTCGCCGAGCAGCGAGGGCAGATCATCGGCACCCTCGATCTGCTGGTGGTGGCCAACCTGACCCACGACGCCCAGCCCTGGGCCGTGGTGGACAACCTGGTGGTCGACCCCCTGACCCGGGGCAGGGGCATCGGCCGGGCCCTCATGGACGACGCGGTGGACCGGGCGGCGCGCGCCGGCTGCTACAAGGTCGAACTGCTCTCCCACGAGAGCCGCCACGGCGCGCACCGCTTCTACGCCGCCCTGGGCTTCGAGAACTCGGCCGAGGGCTTCCGCCGCTACCTCTGAGCGGCCTCGTCCGCGCCCGCGGCGTTCGCGGCTCCCGCGGCGGGCTCGGCCCTGCCTCCGCGCAGCGGTGTGCCCTTCATGAACGCCACGGCGACCAGACCGAGCACCGCGACCGGGAT from Nocardiopsis aegyptia harbors:
- a CDS encoding GNAT family N-acetyltransferase; this encodes MIIRAAIRSDLGAILRLLRELGDADHSQSAHVRMSSAAVRAWTRMENDPDRTVLVAEQRGQIIGTLDLLVVANLTHDAQPWAVVDNLVVDPLTRGRGIGRALMDDAVDRAARAGCYKVELLSHESRHGAHRFYAALGFENSAEGFRRYL